From a region of the Zingiber officinale cultivar Zhangliang chromosome 4B, Zo_v1.1, whole genome shotgun sequence genome:
- the LOC121974793 gene encoding ammonium transporter 1 member 1-like: protein MSCSSSDLALLLGSSANSSAAADYICNQFADAGYAIDTTYLLFSAYLVFSMQLGFAMLCAGSVRAKNTMNIMLTNVLDAAAGGLFYYLFGFAFAFGGPSNGFIGKHFFGLKEVPEPGFDYSNFLYQWAFAIAAAGITSGSIAERTQFVAYLIYSSFLTGFVYPVVSHWFWSGDGWAAAARNPGESLLFKSGVIDFAGSGVVHMVGGIAGLWGALIEGPRIGRFDHGGRSVALRGHSATLVVLGTFLLWFGWYGFNPGSFNVIFKTYGPSGSLHGQWSAVGRTAVTTTLAGCTAALTTLFGKRLQTGHWNVTDVCNGLLGGFAAITSGCSVVDPWAAIICGFVSAWVLIGLNKLAAALKFDDPLEAAQLHGGCGAWGIIFTALFARERYVNEVYPGRPGRPYGLFMGGGGRLLAAHVVQILVIVGWVSATMGPLFYALHKFGLLRISGEDEMAGMDLTRHGGFAYVYHDDDSITQNGSPGGGGGFMLKSSVVRVEPRTAPAAATNHEQV, encoded by the exons ATGTCGTGCTCTTCTTCAGATCTGGCCCTGCTCCTTGGCAGCAGCGCCaactcctccgccgccgccgatTACATCTGCAACCAGTTCGCAGACGCCGGATACGCCATCGACACCACCTACCTCCTCTTCTCCGCCTACCTCGTCTTCTCGATGCAGCTCGGCTTCGCCATGCTCTGCGCCGGATCGGTGCGGGCCAAGAACACCATGAACATCATGCTCACCAACGTGCTGGACGCAGCCGCCGGCGGCCTATTCTACTACCTCTTCGGTTTCGCCTTCGCCTTCGGCGGGCCCTCCAACGGCTTCATCGGGAAGCACTTCTTTGGCCTCAAGGAGGTGCCGGAGCCCGGCTTCGATTACTCTAACTTCCTCTACCAGTGGGCCTTCGCCATCGCCGCCGCCGGCATCACCTCCGGCTCCATCGCCGAGCGCACCCAGTTCGTCGCCTACCTTATCTACTCATCCTTTCTCACCGGTTTCGTCTACCCCGTCGTCTCTCACTG GTTTTGGTCGGGCGACGGATGGGCGGCGGCGGCGCGGAACCCCGGGGAGTCGCTCCTGTTCAAGTCGGGAGTGATCGACTTTGCCGGGTCGGGGGTGGTGCACATGGTAGGGGGGATCGCGGGGCTGTGGGGTGCCCTCATCGAGGGTCCGCGCATCGGGCGTTTCGATCACGGAGGCCGCTCGGTGGCCCTCCGCGGACACTCCGCCACTCTAGTGGTCCTCGGCACGTTCCTCCTCTGGTTCGGCTGGTACGGCTTCAACCCTGGCTCCTTCAACGTCATCTTCAAGACATACGGTCCTAGCGGCTCCCTCCACGGCCAGTGGTCCGCTGTCGGACGCACCGCCGTCACTACCACCCTCGCCGGCTGCACGGCCGCGCTCACCACTCTCTTCGGGAAGCGCCTCCAGACAGGACACTGGAACGTGACCGACGTCTGCAACGGCCTCCTCGGCGGATTCGCCGCCATCACTTCCGGCTGCTCGGTGGTCGACCCCTGGGCCGCCATCATCTGCGGCTTCGTCTCCGCCTGGGTCCTCATCGGCCTAAACAAGCTCGCGGCGGCGCTTAAGTTCGACGATCCCCTTGAGGCCGCGCAGCTCCACGGCGGCTGCGGCGCCTGGGGAATCATCTTCACGGCGCTCTTCGCGAGGGAGAGGTACGTGAACGAGGTGTACCCGGGGCGGCCGGGACGTCCCTACGGGCTCTTCATGGGCGGAGGCGGCCGCCTGCTCGCGGCCCACGTAGTGCAGATCCTGGTCATCGTCGGGTGGGTCAGCGCCACCATGGGCCCGCTCTTCTACGCCCTTCACAAATTCGGTCTCCTCCGCATCTCCGGCGAGGACGAGATGGCTGGCATGGACCTCACTCGACACGGAGGCTTCGCCTACGTCTACCACGACGACGACTCCATAACGCAAAACGGCAGTCCCGGCGGCGGCGGAGGTTTCATGCTCAAGTCCTCGGTGGTACGGGTGGAGCCGCGGACCGCTCCGGCGGCAGCCACCAACCATGAACAAGTCTAG